A single region of the Polymorphum gilvum SL003B-26A1 genome encodes:
- a CDS encoding allantoate amidohydrolase, producing MTAVSVRALGGEAAAMIEALAAFTAVPGKVTRLFLTPEHRAAADAVAGWMREAGLEVREDAMGTVRGTLPPQTAGGGNRRLLIGSHIDTVVDAGRYDGTLGVVCAILAAREIRRRGLATPFAIEILAFGDEEGVRFPKTLLSSAAVAGSLDAQALEVRDAAGISIADALRAFGGNPDGIGACALSPGEVAGYLEVHIEQGPVLESRGLPLGVVTSIAGASRFNVTVRGEAGHAGTVPMELRHDALAAAAEFIQAVETIARADAADSLVATVGRIEARPGAVNVIPGEVHMTLDIRAAADAPRLEAIAALREEARRIGARRGCVFALEQYHDVGTRPCAPHLQDTAAAALQELGLEPLRLMSGAGHDGQAMAALCDIGMMFVRCRGGISHNPLESVSDADMGLAVEALVRWIEHLASYERTER from the coding sequence ATGACCGCCGTCTCCGTCCGGGCGCTCGGCGGGGAGGCCGCGGCGATGATCGAGGCGCTGGCGGCGTTCACCGCAGTGCCCGGCAAGGTGACCCGCCTGTTCCTGACCCCCGAGCATCGCGCCGCTGCGGACGCCGTCGCCGGCTGGATGCGCGAGGCGGGTCTGGAGGTCCGCGAGGATGCCATGGGCACGGTACGCGGCACGCTGCCGCCACAGACCGCGGGCGGCGGCAACCGCCGTCTGCTGATCGGGTCCCACATCGACACGGTCGTCGACGCCGGCCGGTACGACGGCACCCTCGGCGTCGTCTGCGCCATCCTGGCCGCCCGCGAGATACGCCGGCGCGGTCTGGCGACGCCTTTCGCCATCGAGATCCTCGCGTTCGGCGACGAGGAGGGGGTGAGGTTTCCCAAGACGCTGCTGTCTTCGGCTGCCGTCGCCGGCAGCCTCGATGCGCAGGCGCTCGAGGTGCGCGACGCGGCGGGCATAAGCATTGCCGACGCCCTGCGCGCTTTCGGCGGCAATCCGGACGGCATCGGCGCTTGTGCACTCAGCCCGGGCGAGGTCGCCGGCTATCTGGAGGTCCATATCGAGCAGGGACCGGTGCTCGAAAGCCGCGGCCTGCCGCTCGGCGTCGTCACCTCGATCGCCGGCGCGAGCCGGTTCAACGTCACGGTGCGCGGCGAGGCGGGCCATGCCGGCACGGTACCGATGGAGTTGCGCCACGACGCGCTCGCCGCTGCCGCCGAATTCATCCAGGCGGTCGAGACGATCGCGCGGGCGGACGCGGCCGACAGCTTGGTCGCCACCGTCGGGCGGATCGAGGCCCGACCCGGCGCGGTCAACGTCATCCCCGGCGAGGTGCACATGACCCTCGACATCCGCGCCGCGGCCGACGCGCCGCGGCTGGAGGCGATCGCGGCACTGCGCGAGGAGGCGCGCCGGATCGGCGCCCGCCGCGGCTGCGTCTTCGCCCTGGAGCAGTATCACGACGTCGGCACGCGCCCGTGTGCGCCCCACCTGCAGGACACTGCTGCCGCCGCGTTGCAGGAGCTCGGCCTCGAGCCGCTCCGGCTGATGTCGGGCGCCGGCCACGACGGCCAGGCGATGGCGGCGCTGTGCGACATCGGCATGATGTTCGTCCGCTGCCGGGGTGGAATCAGCCACAATCCCTTGGAAAGCGTCTCCGACGCGGATATGGGCCTTGCCGTGGAAGCGCTGGTGCGCTGGATAGAGCATCTGGCCAGCTACGAGAGGACGGAGAGATGA
- a CDS encoding ExbD/TolR family protein codes for MKTLRRGPQGRKTETTISLINIVFLMLIFFLIAGQLAPPADPEVDLVTSSEAEPLPPPDALFARADGSLVYRGAPISPQDYIADHAGGAETPVRLGADQNLPAIKLIDLVDALHATGAARVEVVTRRPQQ; via the coding sequence ATGAAGACGCTGCGCCGCGGCCCCCAGGGCCGGAAGACGGAGACGACGATTTCCCTGATCAACATTGTGTTCCTGATGCTGATCTTCTTCCTGATCGCCGGCCAGTTGGCGCCGCCGGCCGATCCCGAAGTCGACCTGGTGACGTCGAGCGAGGCGGAGCCCCTGCCCCCGCCCGACGCCCTGTTCGCCCGCGCCGACGGCAGTCTCGTCTATCGCGGTGCGCCGATCAGCCCGCAGGACTACATCGCCGACCATGCTGGCGGCGCGGAGACACCTGTCCGGCTCGGGGCCGACCAGAACCTGCCCGCCATCAAGCTGATCGACCTGGTCGACGCGCTGCACGCGACCGGCGCCGCCCGGGTCGAGGTGGTGACGCGGAGGCCACAGCAATGA
- a CDS encoding MotA/TolQ/ExbB proton channel family protein, with translation MDAPSLLDPVVSLLALGGPVVALIAVISVLALALVLLKLVQFARTRTGRTGRAASAAALWRAGRRREALGSIEAPVSAAEEAVATAMRLRLVGSVSRSDIEDEIGRLAVIRLHSLQGGLKALDAIGQLAPLLGLFGTVLGMIAAFQELQSAGNSVDPSALAGGIWVALLTTAAGLAVAMPVSIVLTFFESRIECERVAIETLAAEVLVTLPGNAGEDTAGAYAAGPAPVPAYALAGHAH, from the coding sequence ATGGACGCCCCGAGCCTTCTCGATCCCGTGGTTTCCCTGCTGGCTCTCGGCGGCCCTGTGGTTGCCCTGATCGCGGTGATATCGGTCCTGGCCCTGGCGCTGGTGCTGCTGAAGCTGGTGCAGTTTGCCCGCACCCGCACCGGCCGAACGGGCCGCGCCGCCTCCGCTGCCGCCCTGTGGCGCGCCGGTCGGCGTCGCGAAGCGCTGGGATCGATCGAGGCGCCCGTCAGTGCGGCCGAGGAGGCCGTTGCCACCGCGATGCGCTTGAGGCTGGTCGGATCCGTCTCCCGGAGCGACATCGAGGACGAGATCGGCCGTCTCGCCGTCATACGGCTGCACAGCCTGCAGGGCGGCCTGAAGGCGCTCGACGCGATCGGCCAGCTGGCACCCCTGCTTGGTCTGTTCGGCACCGTGCTCGGCATGATCGCGGCCTTCCAGGAACTCCAGAGCGCGGGCAATTCCGTCGACCCGTCGGCGCTCGCCGGCGGCATCTGGGTGGCGCTGCTGACCACCGCCGCAGGCCTCGCCGTCGCCATGCCGGTGTCCATCGTGCTGACTTTCTTCGAATCGCGGATAGAATGCGAGCGGGTCGCCATCGAAACCCTTGCCGCCGAGGTCCTGGTCACCCTGCCGGGCAATGCCGGCGAGGACACCGCCGGCGCCTATGCGGCGGGACCGGCCCCCGTGCCCGCCTACGCCCTGGCCGGCCATGCGCATTGA
- a CDS encoding DUF1653 domain-containing protein translates to MDQAEIPSAGGGDTMAARDGLDPSLRASRWRHRKTGGTYTIIGQCRIEATGADAFLYQGTDGTIWARPKEEFLDGRFERL, encoded by the coding sequence ATGGATCAGGCCGAGATACCGTCCGCCGGCGGAGGCGACACGATGGCGGCCCGCGATGGGCTGGATCCGTCGCTGCGCGCCAGCCGCTGGCGCCACAGGAAGACCGGGGGCACCTACACCATCATCGGGCAATGCCGGATCGAGGCGACCGGCGCCGACGCGTTCCTCTACCAGGGCACGGACGGCACGATCTGGGCGCGCCCGAAGGAGGAGTTCCTCGACGGCCGTTTCGAGCGCCTCTGA
- a CDS encoding biopolymer transporter ExbD, with the protein MRIDSPAPRARRLSLTSLIDVIFLLLLFFMLSSTFTRFGAVEIGAASKGGAGGAAPDILVFLDGSGWRINGIAAAADDAPQIMSGLEAKGAKSVLVVAREDATAQMLVEALETLRRSAGFTVTVAR; encoded by the coding sequence ATGCGCATTGACAGTCCGGCACCACGCGCAAGGCGGCTGTCGCTGACGTCGTTGATCGACGTGATCTTCCTGCTGCTGCTGTTCTTCATGCTGTCGTCGACCTTCACCCGCTTCGGCGCGGTCGAAATCGGCGCGGCGAGCAAGGGCGGCGCGGGCGGAGCGGCACCCGACATCCTGGTCTTCCTGGATGGTTCCGGCTGGCGCATCAACGGCATCGCCGCCGCAGCGGACGATGCGCCGCAGATCATGTCCGGGCTCGAGGCCAAAGGCGCCAAGTCGGTGCTGGTGGTTGCCCGCGAGGACGCCACCGCGCAGATGCTGGTCGAGGCCCTGGAGACCCTGCGCCGCAGCGCCGGGTTCACCGTGACGGTCGCCCGCTAG
- a CDS encoding M20/M25/M40 family metallo-hydrolase, with protein MKAEIDALWDEEVAFLKALVRVPSDNPPGDTAPHAEAAARLLEAMGFAVARHPVPEPFVKQNGMKSVVNLIVRQTFGEGTGPVIALNAHGDVVPPGDGWTTDPYGAEERSGAIYGRGVAVSKSDFATYAFALRALMADPDDLNGTVELHLTYDEEAGGFVGPKWLLEQDLTRPDYAISAGFSYAITTAHNGCLHLEVVVRGRQAHAAMPETGIDALEAATTILAALYEERHRLNAVKSAQPGIDSAKLTVGLISGGINTNVVPDRVTLRIDRRLIPEENGEAVEAELIRLIEAAAPKHIPAEVECRRIMLAEPLRPVEGVDRLVAAIQAHAPGILGVAEVKATGVPLYTDARHYSEAGIPTILYGAGPRSILEANAHGADEHLRLSDLRAATEIVALTLRDLLRA; from the coding sequence ATGAAAGCCGAGATCGACGCCCTTTGGGACGAAGAGGTCGCGTTCCTGAAGGCGCTGGTGCGCGTGCCGAGCGACAACCCGCCGGGCGATACGGCGCCGCATGCCGAGGCGGCGGCGCGGCTGCTCGAAGCCATGGGCTTCGCCGTCGCCCGACACCCGGTGCCGGAGCCGTTCGTAAAGCAGAACGGCATGAAGAGCGTGGTCAACCTGATCGTCCGGCAGACCTTCGGCGAGGGCACCGGCCCGGTGATCGCGCTCAACGCCCACGGCGACGTGGTGCCTCCGGGTGACGGCTGGACCACCGATCCCTACGGCGCCGAGGAGCGCAGCGGGGCTATCTACGGCCGCGGCGTCGCCGTGTCCAAGTCGGACTTCGCCACCTATGCCTTCGCCCTGCGCGCGCTGATGGCCGATCCGGACGACCTCAACGGCACGGTCGAACTGCACCTGACCTATGACGAGGAGGCAGGCGGTTTCGTCGGCCCCAAGTGGCTGCTCGAACAGGACCTGACCAGGCCGGACTACGCCATATCGGCTGGCTTCTCCTATGCCATCACCACAGCCCACAACGGCTGCCTGCATCTGGAAGTGGTCGTGCGCGGCCGCCAGGCCCATGCCGCGATGCCCGAGACCGGGATCGACGCGCTGGAAGCGGCGACGACGATCCTGGCCGCGCTCTACGAAGAACGGCACCGCCTGAACGCGGTGAAGAGCGCGCAACCCGGCATCGACAGCGCCAAGCTGACCGTCGGTCTTATCTCGGGCGGCATCAACACCAACGTGGTGCCCGACCGTGTGACGCTCAGGATCGACCGCAGGCTGATCCCCGAGGAGAACGGCGAGGCGGTCGAGGCGGAACTGATCCGGCTGATCGAGGCTGCGGCACCGAAACACATCCCGGCCGAGGTCGAATGCCGGCGCATCATGCTGGCCGAGCCGCTGCGGCCGGTCGAGGGCGTCGACAGGCTGGTCGCAGCGATCCAGGCGCATGCGCCCGGCATCCTCGGGGTGGCCGAGGTCAAGGCAACCGGCGTGCCGCTCTACACTGACGCGCGGCACTATTCCGAAGCCGGCATTCCGACCATCCTCTACGGCGCCGGGCCGCGCTCGATCCTGGAGGCCAACGCCCATGGCGCCGACGAGCACCTGCGCCTGTCGGACCTGAGAGCCGCAACCGAGATCGTTGCGCTCACGCTGCGCGACCTGCTGCGCGCCTGA
- a CDS encoding energy transducer TonB codes for MTPRPWHWGIAIGASLAIHMAAAALSLSGRDEVQIAGGSLTPAATLGEAFLSTLTAGAATDTPPQEAVEPEVTDAVEAVDPIETLRPVETPPLQAAPVHAAPVEPVAPAQPAPVQPSDLVLSEAGQMPVAARADAGKVEAVEAARPEQVAVAEPVPTAVRPVEATLVPAQVSAQVSAAEAVPVPTARPERPRQTVAAKAPERPVESRPEKPARPTRKAETAAHERKPSRPAPGAGGQAQQTVQQGGATARGASNAEGNAEISNYPGKVAGKLRRALRYPASAKRKRITGEALVGFVVTRSGAAQQVRIVRSSGSAELDEAALQTVHRAAPFPPIPAGSNRDSWPFTVPLAFR; via the coding sequence ATGACCCCGCGTCCGTGGCACTGGGGCATCGCCATCGGCGCGTCTCTTGCCATTCACATGGCGGCTGCGGCGCTGTCGCTGTCCGGGCGCGATGAGGTCCAGATCGCCGGCGGCAGCCTCACGCCGGCGGCGACGCTCGGCGAAGCCTTCCTCAGCACGTTGACCGCCGGGGCTGCGACCGACACGCCGCCCCAGGAGGCGGTCGAGCCGGAGGTCACCGATGCCGTCGAGGCGGTGGACCCGATCGAGACGCTGCGTCCTGTCGAGACCCCGCCCCTTCAGGCGGCGCCCGTTCACGCCGCGCCGGTCGAGCCTGTCGCTCCGGCACAGCCGGCGCCGGTCCAGCCGTCCGATCTGGTCCTGAGCGAAGCGGGTCAGATGCCCGTGGCGGCACGCGCCGACGCCGGCAAGGTCGAGGCCGTCGAGGCGGCACGCCCCGAACAGGTCGCCGTTGCCGAACCGGTCCCGACCGCGGTCAGGCCGGTCGAGGCGACCCTGGTACCGGCCCAGGTTTCGGCCCAGGTTTCGGCCGCCGAAGCCGTGCCCGTCCCGACGGCCCGGCCCGAACGCCCGCGGCAGACCGTCGCGGCGAAGGCGCCCGAGAGGCCGGTCGAATCCCGGCCGGAAAAGCCGGCCCGCCCCACCCGCAAGGCCGAGACCGCGGCGCACGAGCGCAAGCCAAGTCGGCCTGCGCCCGGTGCCGGCGGACAGGCGCAGCAGACCGTGCAGCAGGGCGGCGCGACCGCGCGGGGCGCGAGCAACGCCGAGGGCAACGCCGAGATTTCCAACTACCCCGGCAAGGTTGCCGGCAAGCTGCGCCGGGCGCTGCGCTACCCGGCCAGCGCCAAGCGCAAGCGGATCACCGGCGAGGCGCTGGTCGGCTTCGTCGTCACCCGCTCCGGCGCCGCGCAGCAGGTCCGCATCGTGCGCAGTTCCGGTTCGGCGGAACTGGACGAGGCCGCGCTGCAGACCGTCCACCGCGCCGCGCCCTTCCCCCCGATCCCGGCCGGGTCGAATCGCGACAGCTGGCCGTTCACCGTGCCGCTCGCCTTCCGCTGA
- a CDS encoding DUF1176 domain-containing protein yields MASITRNSIAAALGLLVSTVAGTAGAGDDRLVRIVARTEVSTLEQIPERVREAAQDGPDCMLETTVEMLGAVRFTINDDWSIWQLPCYLAAYQASHVHVQAVMLDGDLNAALMVFPGSPSSDPAEEVEIVNPEVDIATSTLTSFALGRGLGDCGRYARYELVRGEGESIDWELVELREKDDCNGVEDDPTAYPLIWQR; encoded by the coding sequence ATGGCGTCGATCACACGGAATTCCATCGCGGCAGCGCTCGGCCTGCTCGTGTCGACGGTCGCGGGCACTGCGGGCGCGGGCGACGACCGCCTCGTCCGGATCGTCGCGCGGACCGAGGTCTCAACCCTCGAGCAGATCCCCGAGCGGGTGCGCGAGGCGGCGCAGGACGGCCCCGACTGCATGCTGGAGACCACCGTCGAGATGCTGGGGGCCGTCCGGTTCACCATCAACGACGATTGGTCAATCTGGCAGCTGCCCTGCTATCTGGCCGCCTACCAGGCGTCGCACGTCCACGTCCAGGCGGTCATGCTCGACGGCGATCTGAACGCCGCGCTGATGGTCTTTCCCGGTTCCCCCTCCAGCGATCCGGCCGAGGAGGTCGAGATTGTCAATCCGGAGGTCGACATCGCCACCTCCACCCTCACCTCCTTTGCCCTCGGACGCGGCCTCGGCGATTGCGGCCGCTATGCCCGCTACGAACTCGTCCGCGGCGAGGGAGAAAGCATCGACTGGGAACTGGTCGAACTGCGCGAGAAGGACGACTGCAACGGCGTCGAGGACGATCCGACCGCCTATCCGCTGATCTGGCAGCGATAG